The following proteins are encoded in a genomic region of Drosophila bipectinata strain 14024-0381.07 chromosome XL, DbipHiC1v2, whole genome shotgun sequence:
- the LOC138925769 gene encoding uncharacterized protein: MGKDPSAVVLATALAFCAFCPFFARCDETELNIKKGIENLSKILVKYQAEFDRKVKFAQLQEAVDEIDKAMLGYKGKAKVKLPLIRSLNSEARLTYQNCVDPVFEWCISVNRTFDIFIDKIGDSKLSETNMVAVTLESGLEKTGNSLELLTNVQHRTAQLKNAFEEMFNDVHYDFSPGGFYGKEKAELQKGIKGIRASLDRHLPSIFTFGIEIGYLKQKITYMMHLWDELALIEHFFTVLTQKIENATDIVKDMESNLEEDKTNLHKLRKHIASADFKKDILLCDTAFLRLLFIPDMKHLKDSCAEYVNWHGFDAPIYQKINSRIRFAASTFYESEPSPA, translated from the exons ATGGGAAAGGATCCTTCTGCCGTCGTTTTGGCAACGGCACTTGCATTTTGTGCCTTTTGTCCTTTCTTTGCCAGGTGCGATGAGACCGagcttaatattaaaaaaggcATAGAAAATTTGTCGAAAATCCTGGTGAAATATCAAGCCGAGTTCGACAGGAAGGTGAAGTTTGCGCAGCTGCAGGAGGCCGTCGATGAGATTGATAAAGCCATGTTGGGATACAAGGGCAAAGCCAAGGTCAAGCTGCCTTTGATTCGCTCTTTAAACTCCGAAGCCCGTCTCACCTACCAAAACTGTGTGGACCCAGTCTTCGAGTGGTGCATTTCCGTCAACAGGACCTTCGATATCTTCATCGATAAAATTGGGGACAGCAAACTGTCGGAAACGAATATGGTAGCGGTAACTCTAGAATCGGGCCTCGAAAAAACCGGAAACTCTTTGGAACTCCTCACCAATGTCCAACACAGAACTGCTCAGCTCAAAAATGCGTTTGAAGAGATGTTCAATGATGTCCACTATGATTTCAGTCCAGGGGGCTTCTATGGCAAAGAAAAGGCGGAACTGCAGAAGGGGATCAAGGGGATCCGTGCTTCACTGGACCGCCATTTACCCTCCATTTTCACGTTTGGTATCGAAATAGGTTATTTGAAACAAAAGATAACTTACATGATGCATCTATGGGATGAACTGGCGCTTATTGAGCATTTCTTCACAGTCCTCACGCAAAAGATTGAGAATGCCACCGATATAGTGAAAGATATGGAGAGTAACCTGGAGGAGGACAAAACCAACCTTCACAAACTCCGAAAACATATTGCAAGTGCCGATTTT aaaaaagacATATTGTTGTGTGACACGGCTTTTCTGCGCCTCTTATTTATTCCGGACATGAAGCATTTAAAGGATAGCTGCGCCGAGTATGTGAACTGGCACGGATTCGATGCTCCCATTTATCAGAAGATCAATTCCAGAATTCGTTTTGCAGCCTCCACATTTTACGAAAGCGAACCATCGCCCGCTTAA